GACCTCATACATACCCTTTGGTTTATAAGCACTCGGAATATACTCTGTAGGGTTTATGACCGTGTGTAAGTACACACAGTGTACCAGTGGTTCATCAATATGGGCCTTTAGGGCCAATCAAGGCTCTTTATGTTATCNNNNNNNNNNNNNNNNNNNNNNNNNNNNNNNNNNNNNNNNNNNNNNNNNNNNNNNNNNNNNNNNNNNNNNNNNNNNNNNNNNNNNNNNNNNNNNNNNNNNNNNNNNNNNNNNNNNNNNNNNNNNNNNNNNNNNNNNNNNNNNNNNNNNNNNNNNNNNNNNNNNNNNNNNNNNNNNNNNNNNNNNNNNNNNNNNNNNNNNNNNNNNNNNNNNNNNNNNNNNNNNNNNNNNNNNNNNNNNNNNNNNNNNNNNNNNNNNNNNNNNNNNNNNNNNNNNNNNNNNNNNNNNNNNNNNNNNNNNNNNNNNNNNNNNNNNNNNNNNNNNNNNNNNNNNNNNNNNNNNNNNNNNNNNNNNNNNNNNNNNNNNNNNNNNNNNNNNNNNNNNNNNNNNNNNNNNNNNNNNNNNNNNNNNNNNNNNNNNNNNNNNNNNNNNNNNNNNNNNNNNNNNNNNNNNNNNNNNNNNNNNNNNNNNNNNNNNNNNNNNNNNNNNNNNNNNNNNNNNNNNNNNNNNNNNNNNNNNNNNNNNNNNNNNNNNNNNNNNNNNNNNNNNNNNNNNNNNNNNNNNNNNNNNNNNNNNNNNNNNNNNNNNNNNNNNNNNNNNNNNNNNNNNNNNNNNNNNNNNNNNNNNNNNNNNNNNNNNNNNNNNNNNNNNNNNNNNNNNNNNNNNNNNNNNNNNNNNNNNNNNNNNNNNNNNNNNNNNNNNNNNNNNNNNNNNNNNNNNNNNNNNNNNNNNNNNNNNNNNNNNNNNNNNNNNNNNNNNNNNNNNNNNNNNNNNNNNNNNNNNNNNNNNNNNNNNNNNNNNNNNNNNNNNNNNNNNNNNNNNNNNNNNNNNNNNNNNNNNNNNNNNNNNNNNNNNNNNNNNNNNNNNNNNNNNNNNNNNNNNNNNNNNNNNNNNNNNNNNNNNNNNNNNNNNNNNNNNNNNNNNNNNNNNNNNNNNNNNNNNNNNNNNNNNNNNNNNNNNNNNNNNNNNNNNNNNNNNNNNNNNNNNNNNNNNNNNNNNNNNNNNNNNNNNNNNNNNNNNNNNNNNNNNNNNNNNNNNNNNNNNNNNNNNNNNNNNNNNNNNNNNNNNNNNNNNNNNNNNNNNNNNNNNNNNNNNNNNNNNNNNNNNNNNNNNNNNNNNNNNNNNNNNNNNNNNNNNNNNNNNNNNNNNNNNNNNNNNNNNNNNNNNNNNNNNNNNNNNNNNNNNNNNNNNNNNNNNNNNNNNNNNNNNNNNNNNNNNNNNNNNNNNNNNNNNNNNNNNNNNNNNNNNNNNNNNNNNNNNNNNNNNNNNNNNNNNNNNNNNNNNNNNNNNNNNNNNNNNNNNNNNNNNNNNNNNNNNNNNNNNNNNNNNNNNNNNNNNNNNNNNNNNNNNNNNNNNNNNNNNNNNNNNNNNNNNNNNNNNNNNNNNNNNNNNNNNNNNNNNNNNNNNNNNNNNNNNNNNNNNNNNNNNNNNNNNNNNNNNNNNNNNNNNNNNNNNNNNNNNNNNNNNNNNNNNNNNNNNNNNNNNNNNNNNNNNNNNNNNNNNNNNNNNNNNNNNNNNNNNNNNNNNNNNNNNNNNNNNNNNNNNNNNNNNNNNNNNNNNNNNNNNNNNNNNNNNNNNNNNNNNNNNNNNNNNNNNNNNNNNNNNNNNNNNNNNNNNNNNNNNNNNNNNNNNNNNNNNNNNNNNNNNNNNNNNNNNNNNNNNNNNNNNNNNNNNNNNNNNNNNNNNNNNNNNNNNNNNNNNNNNNNNNNNNNNNNNNNNNNNNNNNNNNNNNNNNNNNNAGCGCATGTGTCTCCTTTATGGGCACGACGCTTAACGGCAGTTTCTCTATCCAAGTGGCTACTTACAGGTTTTCTAAATTACATGTCATATATTAccctcattcattcatacctaAATGGTCTTGCTATAACTTGGTGTCTATCGAAGCTTAAAATCATGATGTGCACGAAAGAGGCAGCAAAACATGTGATGTATACCACACTGCATATGAATATAATCTGCATGAAAGGGTATAATGTTACAACACGCGATGTAAATGCGCTTTGCGGTATcatgttcatattttaaacaattaacaacggtctatggcagtcgtaGGGATATGGATCTAtggttatttaaatgttctttgtttactaccatgtgcgaggagaaaatagaatgaaacgatGTCCCAACTTTGCCAATCCTTCCATAAATAAAAggataaactgtttttaaattgataacTATATTTGTTGAATTTCAAAGTAGAGATGTTTAACTAACAATACGCAGTATTGTCCCGCTACATATAATGTTACATGCAATGTTAGCATAACCCAGTGGTTAACGAAGACATAAGCGTTGGGCCNNNNNNNNNNNNNNNNNNNNNNNNNNNNNNNNNNNNNNNNNNNNNNNNNNNNNNNNNNNNNNNNNNNNNNNNNNNNNNNNNNNNNNNNNNNNNNNNNNNNNNNNNNNNNNNNNNNNNNNNNNNNNNNNNNNNNNNNNNNNNNNNNNNNNNNNNNNNNNNNNNNNNNNNNNNNNNNNNNNNNNNNNNNNNNNNNNNNNNNNNNNNNNNNNNNNNNNNNNNNNNNNNNNNNNNNNNNNNNNNNNNNNNNNNNNNNNNNNNNNNNNNNNNNNNNNNNNNNNNNNNNNNNNNNNNNNNNNNNNNNNNNNNNNNNNNNNNNNNNNNNNNNNNNNNNNNNNNNNNNNNNNNNNNNNNNNNNNNNNNNNNNNNNNNNNNNNNNNNNNNNNNNNNNNNNNNNNNNNNNNNNNNNNNNNNNNNNNNNNNNNNNNNNNNNNNNNNNNNNNNNNNNNNNNNNNNNNNNNNNNNNNNNNNNNNNNNNNNNNNNNNNNNNNNNNNNNNNNNNNNNNNNNNNNNNNNNNNNNNNNNNNNNNNNNNNNNNNNNNNNNNNNNNNNNNNNNNNNNNNNNNNNNNNNNNNNNNNNNNNNNNNNNNNNNNNNNNNNNNNNNNNNNNNNNNNNNNNNNNNNNNNNNNNNNNNNNNNNNNNNNNNNNNNNNNNNNNNNNNNNNNNNNNNNNNNNNNNNNNNNNNNNNNNNNNNNNNNNNNNNNNNNNNNNNNNNNNNNNNNNNNNNNNNNNNNNNNNNNNNNNNNNNNNNNNNNNNNNNNNNNNNNNNNNNNNNNNNNNNNNNNNNNNNNNNNNNNNNNNNNNNNNNNNNNNNNNNNNNNNNNNNNNNNNNNNNNNNNNNNNNNNNNNNNNNNNNNNNNNNNNNNNNNNNNNNNNNNNNNNNNNNNNNNNNNNNNNNNNNNNNNNNNNNNNNNNNNNNNNNNNNNNNNNNNNNNNNNNNNNNNNNNNNNNNNNNNNNNNNNNNNNNNNNNNNNNNNNNNNNNNNNNNNNNNNNNNNNNNNNNNNNNNNNNNNNNNNNNNNNNNNNNNNGCGGGCACTCAACAAATAGTTATGTTACGTCAAAGCCTTTTATACACAAGCGTTTTGTTGTGATAGTAGTTTAGCAGTAAGCACTAAATTGATACAAACGCTTGACTATATGGTTGGCCGCGTTGGCCCAAAGGTATATGCGTAATTTTAAACGCTGCACAGactattttcctgattatattagtttagggtaagatggtttatgtttttattctcttttattgcgtcattgggtagtaaacaaagattatttcacgatctaaaaaagcgttgttggACGATTAGGAAACGTAAGATATGTGATAACAGTATCCACCCCGCCCCATTCTTACTATATACAATTAATCCATTACATATTATCTCTTATAATGTCATAGTTTTCTATACATACATTCACAGCATTAACTTACCGGGTTCATCTTTCGAGTGTCAGTGACTTCTTTCTGTACTAGAATATTCCACAAAGCAAAACCAGTCATTGTCGAGCTGAGCACCAAATCCTTTGCCGCCATTGATGCTCTGTGCAATTAACTTAATAGGTTATTTTGTCTAAACGGGTATGTTATACTATACGTGAATATAAAGTTCTACAATGTGACATGTAatgggacctggggtgtaAGCCAGATATGGCTCGTTATCCTGTCTCTTTGCTTATAGTAGCTAAAATGATTATAGTATGAAAACACGAAAAGACAAAAATGATTCGTAAACGTCGGTAAGCAAAacaaaaaggtttaatttaataaaagtactCGCCAAATGGGcctataaattattttgcgaaagatatagtggagtggggaaagatgggacacctttttatattttctcgttccacttggtaataaacaaagaacatttaaagagttataaaaccgtattcatACGACTtttatagatcgttgttaactttaaacaatcaggatgtttagattttatgtgctaaaggtgtttcgtctctccccactctactataagtTAAAAACTGCAAACGAGGTTAATTTCACCTTAAAAACCAAGCCGTTTTGTGTAATTTTGGAGTAGCGGCGACTACTACAATACATCCCAAACTGCAGGCAAAGTTTAATGAAGCCACAACTGCTAGAAACACGATAGCAATGATCTCACTCGTCCTTTTATCGGTCGTTGAACTTGTTAGTATGCTTGGCCAACATGATAATTGAACTGGGGTGTCCAAACCTAATGCGGTTGTGTTCATTTTGATGCTTATATACCCTATACCTGTAAAGGCAAGTTGAGAGTAAACgacaaatatacaataaaccTACCGCTACAAGATAAagtaaaactttgtaaacaaTTGAATAAGAAACCTGTGACAAGTGGAGGAACAACGCACAATTACAAAACTGgtgcaaattattttttacactaaAGTTAAAGAAGTGTACAACTAAACCTTCTTAACAGCATATAGCATAAcatgaatttatttatctcttcgaattcGATAACAAAAAATTTCGTAGCTGCCCTTGAAACCTCATTGATAATGACTACAAGTACTAGCACAACAACTTTTACTGCCTATCTCCCTTACGATGACTAATACTGAGTTGTAACGATTATTTATCCAGACAGAATCAAAACAACTTTAGTTAGACGTGGAATCCAATCTAGTATCGGATGTCGCCAAACTGTCTTGTTTACTCCGAAGCTATTTAACCAATAAACTAACAGTAAGTTGACCCTCAAACGAACgttgtgttataacagctgAATTTCGCTTACATTCTAGACAAATTAAAGAATAAGTAATATTAAGTTGAATTTTGTAAGGTTAGGTTATATTGTATGGCTCGCCAttgaacctgggatttaagctaTAGTTGGTTCATTACATTACAAAAGCTGTCTAAATAAAGTCCTAAATAACCCAAAAGATATAACTTAACATACCCTCCTATAATTCCTAATTGCTGCCAATCTGGTTTCTGAATTGTTTAGCATAAAACCATGTTTCACACCTAATGTAACAAATACGAACTTTGCCTTAGTTAAACAACACACTCTGCGACCGAGTACTATTGTGTTTCTACGCAAGTTGTTTTCCCATATCCCTCTTCAGCACGTATTGATTGCCATTCCTGCCAAAGCTTAAAGTGGTCCCCGGTTGGGTTTTCCAGGCAATTAAGGTACAGTAACCTATTCCCCATTGCGGGTAATTACCCAACCCATGCTAACGCATTAACGACGCAAGCTAATTGTTGGTTTTAGATTTATAGGCCCAGCAAAGCAAAGTTGATTTGCTAAGATTAGAATTTAGCTGACCGTAGTCGGGCTCTTTAAAGTTACAGACAATAGCAGGTCATGTCtttgtttatgtataataCAAAAGCCGCGGGTCATAGATACCTAAATACACGTTTACAGGTGTCTATGGTATTATAGGTTTACATACAAAAGACAATTTGGCCTTTATACAATGGTAAGATCTTTCCTTCAGAGCTAGGTTTTAAGCATGTTTCAACGCTGTTTCTGTAACGTAACTTGCGTAAGGACGCTTGTGTTCTAAACACGTAATGAAACATTTGCTTTAACGACTTACCTTTCGTGATAGTAATTTGTGGAAACGGCGTTAACCGACTGACAACAAAcgagtttttaaagtttacaataGCTTAACTGTTTGAGCTAAAACTGTAACACATAACTCGCCATATAAAGTCCCTATAAAACTTGATCGGTAACGCGAAATACTAATGGCAAATGAACTTACAGACCGGTGACGCGAATTATTCAGCGGCGAATACAGCTATCTTTACAGAACTAACCTTCgcttttacattaaaatacgTCATATCCTGACCTGGGATTTGCTCTGTCAACCATATGTGCATTAAggaattaaaaatacaatggtTCATTTGGTGGGAACGATGCGCATATGTTGCGCTGTACATTAGCTATGAATAATCAAAGAGTCCCCGGTGCCTCTGATATAAGATTGAAGCTCAACTATATATTGACTCacacattaaatattaattttctgCGTCAACTGGGTTGCATTTCAATCGCAACCAACACATCACGCTCTTCGCTGTTAAAGGAAAGTTACTTCAAGTTGGCGTCACGTATGTTTCGCGGTATATAGGATACTATTTCCACGAGAAACGacgattttacaaaataagttttcatCTATAACTTATATAGTATATAGCTAAAAAAAGGTATAGCTAAAACAGCGGGAAATGATGTTCTAGTTCATTTTTCCCTTGCATACACGTATAACTTCACCATAGCATAAAATGAATAGGGTTGCGCGTTTTGTGTGGAATAAGATAAGTGTATTCATGCGCTTAAGTCTTTAGgttgttgttataacttaaacaGTTCGTTAGGGTGAATTTACGTCTGTCGTAAACAGAATTTCTCTTTGTTGGCGTTGACAAAGGCGCTGTAGGATCGTGTTTCTCTACACAGCCGGCGGCTAATATTACACAACGAGCaagtgttttattacattCGTGCGCATTCGTGGGGACCTTAAATAATTCAATAGATACAACAGTACCATATATATTGCATGTACATGCCAAATACAAGCCTAACACAGCGCAGCATTTGTATTGATAATATAAAACTgccattaatttataaatacctTCTTTAAACCACAAATCAACAGACATGACATGCGGCCTAGTTCGTATACGCACTGAACGTTATACTACCTTCAAATGTCGTTTAAGGTGAACCACCGCGTAATCTAAATGAAATCTTATCTTAACTTTaaattgcaattttaaacCCACATACTCGCGATACCTTACAGCTACAAGTTTTACGAAGCAGGTTTATCTCAC
The sequence above is drawn from the Ciona intestinalis unplaced genomic scaffold, KH HT001099.1, whole genome shotgun sequence genome and encodes:
- the LOC108950863 gene encoding uncharacterized protein LOC108950863 produces the protein MNTTALGLDTPVQLSCWPSILTSSTTDKRTSEIIAIVFLAVVASLNFACSLGCIVVVAATPKLHKTAWFLRASMAAKDLVLSSTMTGFALWNILVQKEVTDTRKMNPIIFICSVVYITCFAASFVHIMILSFDRHQVIARPFRYE